In the genome of Montipora foliosa isolate CH-2021 chromosome 3, ASM3666993v2, whole genome shotgun sequence, one region contains:
- the LOC137995089 gene encoding uncharacterized protein produces the protein MANFNPYRFTSAHYSPADYSQYGDGLFSPFSSQMFSQDSQPSNSQPSFDSAFEHGQPIQPSPAPSAASGGTKKSNQRERWGFDDEKVLLQLWADNIEKVESKDSRKAWEEICKALNERQGLRKTVDQCQRKVKHLKNQYKEKKDWNRRQSGGNLRKSPHYDIIDSVLGCRDIITCNNVEQAGTQAAESSRSSENSPETSSAEPPSSSSSAGCATPTTAVCSVARRRERKKVKGQKRPARVHDSDSEDDTIGEAIKKLATEGEQMASVMERMQDSQAQQIQLMSQLVGCFNKYVENNKKS, from the coding sequence ATGGCGAATTTCAACCCATACCGATTTACAAGTGCGCACTATTCACCTGCTGATTATTCTCAGTATGGGGATGGCTTGTTTTCACCCTTTAGCTCGCAGATGTTTTCGCAAGACTCGCAGCCTTCGAACTCGCAGCCGTCTTTTGACAGCGCTTTTGAACATGGGCAGCCAATCCAGCCATCACCAGCCCCTTCAGCTGCCTCGGGAGGAACAAAGAAGTCCAACCAAAGGGAGAGATGGGGTTTCGACGATGAGAAAGTTCTCTTGCAGCTTTGGGCTGACAATATTGAAAAAGTTGAGAGCAAAGATAGCCGCAAAGCCTGGGAGGAAATCTGCAAGGCGCTGAACGAAAGACAAGGTCTAAGAAAGACCGTCGACCAGTGCCAGCGCAAAGTTAAGCATTTAAAGAACCAGTACAAAGAAAAGAAGGACTGGAATCGTCGGCAAAGCGGAGGGAATTTACGCAAAAGTCCTCACTACGACATAATTGATTCTGTCCTTGGCTGCCGTGATATCATCACGTGTAACAACGTGGAGCAAGCTGGTACACAGGCTGCAGAAAGCAGTAGAAGCTCGGAAAATAGTCCAGAGACAAGTTCTGCTGAACCGCCGAGCAGTTCCAGTTCAGCTGGTTGCGCCACCCCTACAACCGCTGTTTGTTCAGTGGCAAGAAGAcgcgaaagaaaaaaagtgaagGGTCAAAAGCGGCCTGCTCGCGTGCATGACAGCGACAGCGAGGATGATACCATTGGCGAGGCCATCAAAAAGCTTGCCACTGAAGGGGAACAAATGGCTAGTGTTATGGAGCGGATGCAAGATTCGCAAGCACAACAAATACAGCTCATGTCCCAACTTGTTGGTTGTTTTAATAAGTATGTGGAAAATAATAAGAAATCATGA
- the LOC137994345 gene encoding uncharacterized protein — protein sequence MIFETGLSTLNISRAKRAPNTNNFVDMRLVLVFLATFLQSMFNLFNVQNLIGLYALHNIRQRQILALAALNRRRRMQRRRNRRFRFWCLPRPRQSWFEIHYNDHRIPDGFFKQQLRVRRATFNQLLNNVSPHVARQDTSMRNCVPVEKILAIGLYRLAHGNSYVSTAPAFNVGKSTVIEAVQDVVNVLYDQRNRYIKFPTTIAEMTECIATFERTRSELPNVAGAIDGTHIPIIAPREDAVDYFSRYQQHDMIVQGVVDGTGKFIDAVAGFPGSAHDARVLRNSNIYQEAEQGNILQAPRVDIDGNDIGPYLVGDSAYPLTPWLIKPFPEGTNDPDEKTFNKELSRARVVVERAFGILKGRWRVLQKRLDSSLNFAIKTTIACIVLHNFCIEANDDWDDDNDDDPPNNDGNNNVVVGDADEIRGTLKDFVCGNV from the coding sequence ATGATATTTGAAACCGGACTGTCAACACTTAATATTTCTCGCGCGAAAAGAGCGCCAAATACAAATAATTTTGTAGACATGAGGCTGGTGCTAGTTTTTTTAGCAACATTTCTTCAATCTATGTTTAACTTGTTCAATGTACAAAACCTTATTGGTTTGTACGCATTGCACAACATTCGCCAACGGCAAATCTTGGCTCTTGCCGCTTTAAACCGACGTCGACGGATGCAGAGAAGACGAAATCGCCGATTTAGATTTTGGTGTTTACCACGGCCACGACAGTCATGGTTCGAGATCCATTATAATGATCACCGGATTCCTGATGGCTTCTTTAAGCAGCAGCTTCGAGTTCGAAGAGCAACttttaatcagcttttgaacaacgtAAGTCCACATGTCGCAAGACAAGATACATCTATGCGAAACTGTGTTCCAGTAGAAAAGATTTTGGCGATAGGTTTATACAGATTAGCACATGGCAATTCGTATGTCTCCACTGCCCCCGCTTTTAACGTCGGAAAGTCCACGGTCATTGAAGCAGTACAAGATGTCGTGAACGTTTTATATGATCAGCGAAATCGTTACATCAAGTTCCCTACGACGATTGCGGAGATGACTGAGTGTATTGCAACTTTTGAGAGAACAAGATCTGAGTTGCCAAATGTTGCAGGTGCTATAGATGGGACACATATCCCAATCATCGCGCCCAGAGAAGATGCAGTTGACTATTTTAGTCGTTACCAGCAGCATGATATGATTGTTCAAGGGGTTGTAGATGGCACTGGAAAATTCATTGACGCAGTTGCAGGATTCCCTGGGAGTGCTCATGATGCAAGGGTTTTGAGAAACAGTAACATTTATCAAGAGGCTGAACAGGGAAACATTCTGCAGGCTCCACGGGTAGATATCGATGGGAATGATATAGGTCCCTACCTAGTTGGAGATAGTGCTTATCCGCTAACACCCTGGCTCATAAAGCCATTTCCAGAGGGGACAAACGATCCTGATGAAAAAACCTTCAACAAAGAGCTTAGCAGAGCAAGAGTTGTTGTAGAGCGTGCCTTTGGAATTTTAAAGGGACGTTGGAGAGTGCTACAGAAACGCCTAGATAGCTCCCTGAATTTTGCAATCAAAACTACCATTGCATGTATTGTTCTTCATAACTTTTGTATAGAAGCTAATGATGACTGGGATGATGACAACGACGATGATCCACCCAACAACGATGGAAATAATAATGTGGTTGTTGGAGATGCTGATGAAATAAGGGGTACATTGAAGGACTTTGTTTGTGGCAACGTATAG